The Rhodospirillaceae bacterium genome contains a region encoding:
- a CDS encoding arsenate reductase ArsC, with the protein MSDIDRIFNVLFLCTGNSARSIMSECALNREGKGRFRGYSAGSHPTGSVNPYALDLMTRQNFPVEGLRSKNWDEFAKPDSPPLDFVFTVCDNAAGEVCPIWPGQPITAHWGVPDPAAVTGSDAEIKSAFFDAFRQLNNRINIFVNLPLDRLDRLALQRRVKEIGQS; encoded by the coding sequence ATGTCTGATATAGATCGCATTTTTAATGTTTTGTTCCTGTGCACAGGGAACTCAGCCCGCAGCATCATGTCGGAATGTGCGTTGAACCGAGAAGGCAAAGGGCGCTTTCGGGGATACAGTGCTGGCTCTCACCCCACCGGGAGCGTCAATCCTTATGCGCTGGATTTGATGACCCGCCAGAATTTTCCCGTTGAGGGTCTGCGCTCTAAAAATTGGGATGAGTTTGCAAAGCCAGACTCACCTCCCTTAGATTTCGTTTTCACGGTTTGTGATAATGCCGCCGGTGAGGTGTGCCCCATTTGGCCGGGGCAACCCATCACCGCCCATTGGGGCGTGCCAGATCCCGCTGCCGTGACGGGAAGTGATGCCGAAATCAAATCTGCTTTTTTTGACGCCTTCCGTCAGCTCAACAATCGTATCAATATTTTTGTGAACTTACCTTTGGATCGCCTGGACCGCCTCGCGTTGCAACGCCGGGTTAAGGAGATTGGTCAGTCCTAA
- a CDS encoding PepSY-associated TM helix domain-containing protein: MLTFTSSEGVWTTLHRYVGLFLGIWMCAVGITGAIMAYYREIDAFLNPAFFAADDSPRHPDLDAMVRTITAAFPDRFILSLDRYFLSPDESYPFILSEPLPVNAEGLDLTLIGNYERASSLEVFLDPGNATIIGTRPYWTWIKVLRNFHRELLFPGEGRKFLGALAIILFLTCVAGAVLWWRAARGRIKRALTMRMSSSGPRLVRDAHTVFGAYALVVIGWLSLTAAMMSYEIPLRNFSNFLLGTERHQRASMPAASTFVSLNETRDVALAEYPNSDVVLIRMAKTPQDRLVFRLYPDDKPISIYTRQLSVHAGTAEIVGRFDPEAQPWTDSLFGVWLLWFHNGGMLGLPGKLLNITAGLVLASLFPTGVYIWWRKRLSRVRSRKSALSRESKVEGKVESKV; encoded by the coding sequence ATGCTTACGTTCACGTCATCAGAAGGGGTCTGGACAACTCTGCACCGCTACGTTGGCCTATTCTTAGGGATCTGGATGTGTGCCGTAGGCATAACCGGGGCCATAATGGCGTATTATCGAGAGATCGACGCGTTCCTAAACCCGGCTTTTTTTGCGGCAGACGATAGCCCGCGCCACCCAGATCTAGACGCCATGGTCCGCACCATCACTGCGGCTTTCCCGGACCGTTTCATCCTCTCTCTTGATCGTTATTTTCTAAGTCCCGATGAGTCCTATCCGTTCATCCTGTCGGAGCCGTTGCCAGTAAATGCAGAGGGCTTAGATCTGACCTTGATCGGGAATTATGAGCGTGCATCGTCTCTTGAAGTTTTCTTAGACCCTGGCAACGCAACCATTATCGGAACACGTCCGTATTGGACCTGGATCAAGGTTTTACGAAACTTTCATCGCGAACTGCTCTTCCCGGGCGAGGGGCGAAAATTTCTTGGCGCGCTGGCCATCATTCTGTTTTTGACGTGTGTTGCGGGCGCTGTGTTGTGGTGGCGCGCCGCGCGCGGGCGGATTAAGCGGGCGCTGACAATGCGGATGTCGTCGTCTGGCCCGCGTTTGGTGCGTGATGCGCATACCGTATTCGGTGCCTATGCGTTAGTGGTGATTGGCTGGCTCTCCTTAACCGCAGCGATGATGAGTTATGAAATCCCGTTAAGAAACTTTTCAAATTTTCTTTTAGGAACGGAACGCCACCAGAGAGCAAGTATGCCTGCGGCGTCTACGTTTGTTTCCCTGAATGAAACCCGGGACGTTGCGCTTGCCGAGTACCCTAACTCAGACGTTGTCCTCATCCGCATGGCAAAGACACCCCAAGACCGTTTGGTCTTCAGATTGTATCCGGATGATAAGCCAATTTCGATTTATACCCGACAGCTCAGTGTGCATGCCGGAACAGCCGAAATCGTCGGACGGTTTGACCCGGAAGCACAACCGTGGACCGATTCCTTGTTCGGCGTTTGGCTGCTGTGGTTCCATAATGGCGGGATGCTCGGCCTTCCTGGAAAACTATTAAACATCACCGCGGGGTTAGTTTTAGCGTCTCTGTTCCCAACCGGTGTCTATATTTGGTGGCGAAAGCGGCTGTCGCGTGTACGGTCGCGCAAGTCGGCTCTATCGCGCGAGTCCAAAGTCGAGGGTAAGGTCGAGAGCAAGGTATAG
- the glmU gene encoding bifunctional UDP-N-acetylglucosamine diphosphorylase/glucosamine-1-phosphate N-acetyltransferase GlmU: MSNPQTTAIVLAAGMGTRMKSALPKVMHGLAGLPLVDHVIAGIAAAGVARIVIVLGPEMAGQSSRFAPHTTVVQTDRLGTGHAVRVALDAIDVGTDNVLVVFGDTPLLTPHTMTNLLSQLKTGAAVSVLGFRPPVPGAYGRLITAGDQLDRIVEAADATPDELQVGLCNSGVLAASGAKLTPWVQALKNDNAKGEYYLTDVVGLARADGEACVCVEGDESELVGINTRADLAVAEGILQDRYRAAALVAGVTMQDPSSVFLSHDTTFGTDVVVAPFTVFGPGVSVGSNVTIKGFCHFEQAEIGDGATVGPYARLRPGAQLDTNAHIGNFVEVKNARIEEGAKVNHLTYIGDARVGKGANIGAGTITANYDGFNKSHTDIGDGASIGSNTVLVAPVKIGDGAITGAGTVVRKDVPADSITVSQSQQRTREGAADRYRAQKKAIKDAAQKEDAKNSKGEGS, from the coding sequence ATGTCCAATCCCCAAACCACTGCCATCGTGTTGGCCGCCGGGATGGGCACGCGCATGAAATCGGCTCTGCCTAAGGTGATGCACGGTCTGGCGGGTTTGCCGTTGGTCGATCATGTCATCGCGGGCATCGCAGCCGCTGGCGTGGCCCGTATCGTGATCGTGCTTGGTCCGGAAATGGCTGGGCAATCGAGCCGTTTTGCGCCCCATACCACCGTGGTTCAGACCGACCGTCTGGGCACCGGCCATGCGGTGCGGGTGGCTTTGGACGCGATTGATGTCGGCACCGATAACGTGCTGGTGGTGTTTGGCGATACGCCGCTGCTCACCCCCCATACAATGACAAACCTTTTAAGCCAGCTAAAAACCGGGGCTGCTGTGTCTGTCCTCGGATTTCGCCCCCCTGTGCCCGGCGCCTATGGGCGGCTGATCACTGCGGGCGATCAACTGGACCGGATTGTGGAGGCGGCAGATGCAACGCCCGACGAGTTACAGGTCGGCCTGTGTAACTCTGGGGTGCTGGCGGCATCGGGTGCAAAGCTCACCCCGTGGGTGCAGGCGCTGAAAAACGACAATGCCAAAGGCGAGTATTATCTGACCGATGTGGTTGGTTTGGCACGGGCCGATGGTGAAGCTTGTGTGTGTGTCGAGGGCGATGAAAGCGAGTTGGTCGGCATCAACACCCGCGCGGACCTGGCGGTGGCCGAGGGCATTCTGCAAGACCGCTATCGCGCAGCGGCCCTGGTGGCGGGTGTCACGATGCAAGACCCCTCCAGCGTTTTTCTCAGTCATGACACCACCTTCGGCACTGATGTGGTGGTCGCGCCCTTTACTGTGTTTGGACCCGGCGTGTCCGTCGGCAGCAACGTCACCATCAAGGGGTTCTGTCATTTCGAGCAGGCCGAGATTGGTGACGGTGCGACCGTTGGTCCTTATGCGCGGCTACGCCCCGGCGCACAGTTGGACACCAACGCCCACATCGGAAATTTTGTCGAAGTGAAAAACGCACGCATTGAAGAAGGCGCTAAGGTCAATCACCTCACTTACATTGGCGACGCCCGTGTGGGCAAAGGCGCGAACATTGGCGCTGGTACCATCACCGCCAATTACGATGGCTTCAATAAATCCCATACCGATATTGGCGACGGCGCATCAATTGGCTCCAATACAGTTCTGGTCGCCCCTGTCAAAATTGGCGACGGCGCGATCACGGGGGCGGGTACGGTGGTTCGCAAAGATGTGCCTGCGGATTCAATTACTGTGTCCCAATCTCAACAGCGGACCCGCGAGGGTGCGGCAGACCGCTACCGGGCCCAGAAAAAAGCGATCAAAGACGCAGCTCAAAAAGAAGATGCTAAAAATTCCAAAGGCGAGGGCAGCTAA
- a CDS encoding ABC transporter ATP-binding protein/permease, with translation MRQAQSPLPEDNTRRRGDLDVLKSLWPFLWPKGDLEIRTRVVFAMLAIIAAKVAIVFVPYFLKLAVDALEGDLLSLPLWVILAYGMARLLSLVFGQVRDAVFAKVGVRAVRKSALAILEHLHRLSLRYHLQRQTGGLSRSIERGTIAIQSLLSITLFNLFPTLFEVGLVTVILWGAFDAWFAVVTFATVAIYVFFTAYTTEWRLKFRREMNQLDNKANTRAIDSLLNYETVKAFGNEKLETSEYDSVMEEYEHAAVRTQVSLAYMNIGQSAIISIGVTLLMVMAGYGVVNGTMTQGDFVMVNTYMLQLAQPLNFFGFVYRNIKQALVDLEKMFEILDEAPEVEDSEEAKPLVLEGGTITFENVTFAYDVRRPILKGVSFEVPAGKSVAIVGPTGSGKSTIGRLLFRMYDVTSGCIKIDGQDISQVTQDSLRETIGIVPQDTVLFNNTLDYNLSYAKPGSDKSRIEDAARMAHIDTFIAALPDGYETLVGERGLKLSGGEKQRVAIARVILKGSPILIFDEATSALDTHTEKEIQANLAEVSAGRTTLMIAHRLSTIVDADEILVLEEGEVVERGTHTALINSDGPYASAWRRQQKSFADETSDELTLEASSPDTVKV, from the coding sequence GTGCGCCAAGCACAGAGCCCCCTTCCAGAAGACAACACCCGGCGCCGTGGCGACCTGGATGTTCTGAAGTCCTTATGGCCCTTCTTGTGGCCGAAAGGCGATCTTGAAATCCGCACGCGCGTGGTTTTTGCAATGCTGGCGATTATCGCGGCGAAAGTCGCGATTGTCTTCGTGCCGTATTTTTTAAAACTCGCTGTTGATGCGCTGGAAGGTGACCTTCTGAGCCTGCCGTTGTGGGTGATCTTGGCCTACGGAATGGCGCGTTTGCTTTCTCTGGTGTTCGGTCAGGTGCGCGATGCCGTTTTCGCAAAAGTTGGCGTGCGTGCCGTCCGAAAATCAGCGTTAGCGATTCTTGAGCATCTGCATCGCCTCTCCCTGCGCTACCATTTGCAACGTCAGACAGGGGGGCTGTCGCGTTCAATAGAGCGTGGCACGATTGCCATTCAAAGCCTGCTGTCGATTACCCTCTTCAACTTGTTTCCGACGCTGTTCGAGGTCGGTCTGGTCACCGTGATTCTGTGGGGTGCATTTGATGCCTGGTTTGCCGTGGTGACGTTCGCAACCGTCGCGATCTACGTCTTCTTTACGGCCTATACAACGGAATGGCGGCTCAAGTTCCGCCGCGAAATGAACCAACTGGACAACAAGGCCAATACGCGCGCCATTGATAGCTTGCTCAACTATGAAACCGTCAAAGCCTTTGGTAATGAAAAGCTGGAAACCTCTGAATACGATTCAGTCATGGAAGAGTACGAGCACGCCGCTGTGCGCACCCAGGTTTCGCTCGCCTACATGAACATCGGCCAGTCCGCGATTATCTCAATCGGTGTGACCTTGCTGATGGTGATGGCGGGTTACGGCGTGGTGAACGGCACGATGACCCAAGGCGATTTTGTTATGGTCAACACCTACATGCTGCAACTGGCCCAGCCCCTCAATTTTTTTGGCTTTGTGTATCGCAATATTAAGCAGGCTTTGGTTGACCTGGAGAAGATGTTTGAGATTCTGGATGAAGCGCCAGAGGTTGAGGATTCTGAAGAGGCCAAGCCGCTAGTCCTTGAGGGGGGAACCATTACCTTCGAGAATGTTACGTTTGCTTATGATGTCCGGCGTCCCATCTTGAAGGGCGTGTCTTTTGAAGTCCCTGCTGGCAAATCCGTTGCCATTGTCGGTCCAACAGGATCCGGTAAATCTACGATCGGTCGGCTATTGTTCCGTATGTATGACGTGACATCAGGTTGCATCAAGATTGACGGGCAAGATATTTCCCAGGTGACACAAGATAGTCTTCGCGAGACTATTGGAATAGTACCCCAAGACACTGTCTTGTTTAACAACACATTGGATTACAACTTATCTTATGCAAAGCCTGGATCGGACAAGAGCAGAATCGAAGATGCCGCTCGCATGGCGCATATCGACACGTTCATCGCTGCATTGCCGGATGGGTACGAGACACTGGTTGGTGAGCGTGGTCTCAAGCTGTCTGGGGGTGAAAAACAGCGTGTTGCCATTGCGCGTGTCATACTAAAAGGCTCTCCCATTCTCATTTTTGACGAAGCAACGTCTGCCTTAGACACCCACACGGAAAAAGAAATCCAGGCCAACTTGGCGGAGGTCAGCGCGGGGCGGACGACGTTAATGATCGCGCACCGCCTATCCACCATTGTTGATGCTGACGAAATTCTGGTCTTAGAAGAAGGTGAGGTGGTTGAGCGCGGCACGCATACAGCCCTCATTAACAGCGATGGGCCCTATGCTTCGGCGTGGCGAAGACAGCAAAAATCGTTTGCAGATGAAACGTCTGATGAGCTGACGCTTGAGGCAAGCAGCCCAGACACTGTAAAGGTTTAG
- a CDS encoding deoxyribodipyrimidine photo-lyase: MNSSPVIVWFRQDLRIEDNPALSAAAATGRPVIALYILDQESPDVRPMGGASLWWLHHSLTALTECLETLGLTLTLRRGAAHEVLKGIIKESEAGAVYWNRCYEPGVIDRDKTIKPSLQDKGVTVESFNGSLLYEPWEISTKQDKPYRVFTPFYRMVLAQGEPSPPRAAPSSVVSYKDKINGDALADWALLPTKPDWAGGLRKTWTPGEVGATELLDQFLDTVVDAYKTDRDFPAKPATSRLSPHLHFGEISPRQIWQTTAQREPNSGTETFLKEIVWREFGYHLLYYNPEMPTTPLQEKFKRFPWQTNDSYLDAWQRGQTGYPIVDAGMRELWTTGTMHNRVRMIVASFLVKHLLLHWRAGETWFWDTLVDADLASNTANWQWVAGCGADAAPYFRIFNPMTQGQKFDEDGDYVRQWVPEIAALPNAVIHEPWEATPVELLNANIDLGTTYPRPIVDHSAARARALAALKSLNPDTTT, from the coding sequence ATGAATTCCAGCCCTGTTATTGTTTGGTTCCGCCAAGACCTGCGTATTGAAGATAACCCGGCCTTGTCTGCGGCGGCAGCGACCGGTCGACCAGTTATTGCCCTCTACATTTTGGACCAAGAAAGTCCTGACGTGCGCCCGATGGGGGGGGCCTCGTTGTGGTGGCTGCATCATTCTCTGACGGCCCTAACCGAATGTCTGGAAACCTTGGGCTTAACGCTGACCCTCAGACGCGGAGCGGCCCATGAGGTTCTCAAAGGCATCATCAAGGAAAGTGAAGCCGGCGCGGTGTATTGGAACCGCTGCTATGAACCCGGTGTGATTGATCGCGATAAAACCATTAAGCCGTCTCTGCAGGATAAAGGTGTCACGGTTGAGAGTTTCAATGGCAGTTTGCTCTATGAACCGTGGGAGATTAGCACCAAGCAAGATAAACCCTACCGGGTGTTTACACCGTTCTATCGTATGGTGCTGGCCCAAGGAGAGCCATCACCACCGCGCGCTGCGCCGTCTTCTGTTGTAAGTTACAAAGATAAAATTAATGGCGACGCACTGGCGGATTGGGCGCTTCTGCCCACCAAACCGGATTGGGCAGGTGGATTACGAAAGACCTGGACCCCTGGCGAAGTGGGTGCGACCGAACTCTTAGATCAGTTTCTGGATACGGTTGTTGATGCCTATAAAACGGACCGGGATTTTCCGGCCAAGCCGGCCACGTCTCGTCTATCACCGCATTTGCATTTTGGTGAAATCAGTCCACGTCAAATTTGGCAAACCACCGCACAGCGAGAACCGAACAGCGGCACAGAGACGTTTTTGAAAGAGATCGTGTGGCGCGAGTTTGGTTATCATCTGCTGTACTACAACCCGGAAATGCCGACGACTCCGCTCCAGGAAAAGTTCAAACGGTTTCCCTGGCAAACCAACGACAGTTATTTGGACGCCTGGCAGCGTGGGCAGACAGGCTACCCCATCGTCGATGCGGGTATGCGTGAACTCTGGACGACAGGCACCATGCACAATCGGGTGCGGATGATTGTAGCGTCGTTTCTGGTGAAACACCTACTTCTGCATTGGCGCGCGGGTGAAACCTGGTTTTGGGACACCCTGGTGGATGCAGACCTGGCCAGCAACACCGCCAACTGGCAGTGGGTGGCCGGATGCGGTGCGGATGCCGCGCCCTATTTCCGGATTTTCAATCCGATGACGCAAGGTCAGAAATTTGATGAAGATGGGGATTATGTCAGACAGTGGGTGCCGGAGATTGCCGCGTTACCCAACGCCGTGATTCACGAACCCTGGGAGGCCACACCCGTTGAACTGCTGAACGCCAACATCGACTTGGGAACGACCTATCCTCGTCCCATCGTTGATCACTCTGCCGCCAGAGCCCGCGCCTTAGCCGCCCTCAAGTCTCTCAATCCAGACACTACGACTTAG
- a CDS encoding Lrp/AsnC family transcriptional regulator encodes MDDKDRKILTLLQEDAMMPVAEVASHVGLSTTPCWRRIQKLEEEGVIRKRVALLDRHKLNVGVTVFVAVKTRHHVMDWLDKFKNALEEIPEVVEAYRLSGEVDYLLRIVVPNIEAYDEVYKRLIKKVEFSDVSSSFAMEDMKFTTALPVKYI; translated from the coding sequence ATGGATGATAAAGATCGGAAGATTCTGACACTATTGCAAGAAGATGCGATGATGCCAGTCGCAGAAGTCGCCAGTCATGTCGGCCTCTCTACAACACCCTGCTGGCGGCGTATTCAAAAGCTTGAAGAAGAAGGTGTGATCCGCAAGAGGGTTGCGCTGTTAGATCGGCATAAACTTAACGTGGGTGTGACCGTCTTTGTGGCCGTAAAAACCCGCCATCACGTGATGGACTGGCTGGATAAATTTAAAAATGCGCTTGAAGAAATTCCGGAGGTTGTTGAAGCCTATCGCTTATCTGGAGAAGTCGACTACCTGTTGCGCATCGTTGTGCCGAATATCGAAGCTTATGATGAGGTCTACAAGCGACTGATCAAAAAGGTCGAGTTTTCTGACGTTAGTTCAAGCTTCGCCATGGAAGACATGAAATTCACAACAGCGCTGCCCGTCAAATACATTTGA
- a CDS encoding DUF1801 domain-containing protein yields the protein MAELKTKQNSKSVAAFIKAVENPKRREDTQVIKKMMDAITGWKPKMWGDSIVGYGAYHYKYGSGREGDWFVTGFSPRKQALTVYIMPGFSSYEDLMAKLGKYKTGKSCLYINKLEDIDLKVLEKLIRQSITRMKKIYTVT from the coding sequence ATGGCTGAATTGAAAACCAAGCAAAACAGCAAAAGCGTCGCGGCCTTTATCAAGGCGGTGGAAAACCCGAAACGCCGCGAAGATACTCAGGTCATCAAGAAGATGATGGACGCCATCACCGGCTGGAAACCCAAGATGTGGGGCGACAGCATCGTTGGCTACGGCGCGTATCATTATAAATACGGCAGTGGTCGCGAAGGGGACTGGTTCGTCACCGGTTTTTCACCACGCAAGCAGGCGCTGACCGTCTACATCATGCCCGGCTTTTCCAGCTATGAAGATCTCATGGCCAAGCTCGGCAAATACAAAACAGGCAAGTCTTGCTTGTACATCAACAAGCTCGAAGACATAGATCTCAAGGTGTTAGAAAAACTCATCCGCCAGTCTATCACGCGTATGAAGAAAATCTATACGGTCACATAA
- a CDS encoding DUF6356 family protein — MSGLKKLFCQHPESVNETYFEHLLFATGFGGRMIIAALACMVHGVFPFLFKTTGSECIRGLNQHLNECGRSKSTAQVDSNQVAQN, encoded by the coding sequence ATGTCTGGACTAAAGAAATTGTTTTGTCAGCACCCAGAGTCTGTCAACGAAACATATTTTGAGCATCTCTTGTTTGCGACAGGTTTTGGCGGGCGCATGATCATCGCTGCCTTGGCCTGTATGGTCCACGGGGTTTTTCCTTTTCTTTTTAAGACCACCGGCAGCGAATGTATTCGCGGTCTGAATCAGCACCTGAACGAGTGTGGCCGGTCCAAATCAACTGCCCAGGTTGATTCTAACCAAGTTGCTCAAAACTAG
- a CDS encoding metalloregulator ArsR/SmtB family transcription factor — protein MIADQTRLRCLVLLSTQGELCVCELVQALQLSQPKISRHLAALREAGVVESRRQGQWMFYQLSTALPDWAITTVTAVAGGAKLETPYTADAKRFRRLADPETLVA, from the coding sequence ATGATTGCGGATCAGACCCGTCTCCGGTGCTTAGTGCTGTTGTCCACGCAGGGCGAGCTTTGTGTATGCGAACTCGTCCAGGCGTTGCAGTTGTCGCAGCCTAAAATTTCACGTCATCTCGCCGCGCTGCGTGAGGCGGGTGTTGTTGAGTCCCGCCGTCAGGGGCAGTGGATGTTCTATCAGCTCTCCACCGCTCTGCCAGATTGGGCAATCACGACCGTCACGGCTGTAGCAGGTGGGGCTAAATTAGAGACCCCCTACACAGCCGATGCCAAACGCTTCCGCCGTTTAGCTGACCCCGAGACCCTGGTCGCATAA
- a CDS encoding helix-turn-helix transcriptional regulator codes for MTLGARVRQCRLALSWSQAELANKIGVKQQSVDQLESGKVSRPRYIVELAETLNVPMDWLRHGKGQVHLSHQTSGRPDAAPAWAFEPDVDTVAGKSGEKVHFELDGQAFALVPVYDARASAGPGALNVDAPQPMYHNVFRQDWLKTVTPSSADNLAVMRVAGDSMWDTLQDGDFILVDRAVQQCSRDGLYVIRYQDGDEVMVKRLIRHPSSKLLIVKSDNPNYPSQMSLQDDDLHIVGRVVWLSRSIG; via the coding sequence ATGACTCTGGGCGCCCGCGTTAGACAATGCCGATTGGCCCTCAGTTGGAGCCAAGCCGAGCTCGCCAACAAGATTGGCGTCAAACAACAGTCTGTAGATCAACTCGAATCGGGCAAGGTCAGCCGACCGCGATACATTGTGGAACTGGCAGAAACCCTAAATGTTCCAATGGACTGGTTGCGCCACGGTAAAGGACAAGTCCACCTGTCGCACCAGACCAGCGGTCGGCCGGACGCTGCGCCGGCTTGGGCATTTGAGCCTGATGTCGATACGGTGGCGGGCAAATCTGGCGAAAAAGTACACTTCGAGCTTGATGGTCAGGCCTTTGCCCTGGTGCCTGTGTATGATGCGCGCGCGTCTGCTGGACCTGGGGCGCTCAACGTAGATGCGCCTCAGCCGATGTATCACAACGTGTTCCGCCAGGATTGGCTTAAAACCGTGACGCCGAGTTCAGCAGACAATCTGGCCGTGATGCGTGTTGCAGGCGATTCCATGTGGGATACCCTTCAGGATGGTGACTTCATCTTGGTTGACCGTGCGGTCCAGCAGTGTAGCCGGGATGGCCTCTACGTAATTCGTTACCAGGATGGCGACGAAGTTATGGTAAAGCGCCTCATCCGCCACCCCAGCTCAAAATTGTTAATTGTGAAAAGCGACAACCCAAATTATCCATCACAAATGAGCCTGCAAGATGATGATCTGCATATTGTAGGACGAGTGGTTTGGCTAAGCCGCAGCATCGGCTAG
- a CDS encoding MIP/aquaporin family protein, whose translation MTPPRSKKLVAEALGTALLLATVVGSGIMADSLSGGNDGLALLANAIATGAILVVLILIFGPVSGAHFNPAVTFVFFLRKEISAADAGLYVVVQIMAALSGVLLAHAMFDLSLLQTSTKVRTGSSQWLSEGVATFGLLATILGCVRWRPEAVPYAVGLFITAGYWFTASTSFANPAVTIARSFTNTFAGILPGNVIAFIAAQLLGAALAFVILSWLYKNEKVSRS comes from the coding sequence ATGACACCCCCTCGTTCCAAAAAGCTCGTCGCCGAGGCCCTGGGCACAGCTCTGCTGCTCGCCACTGTCGTCGGGTCTGGCATCATGGCCGACAGTCTATCGGGCGGAAATGATGGCCTCGCACTGTTGGCCAATGCCATCGCCACCGGCGCTATTCTGGTGGTCCTCATTCTCATATTCGGCCCTGTGTCCGGTGCGCATTTCAATCCTGCGGTGACGTTCGTCTTTTTTCTCCGCAAGGAGATCAGCGCGGCGGACGCCGGTCTCTATGTCGTTGTTCAAATCATGGCGGCGCTTTCTGGTGTTCTGCTCGCCCATGCCATGTTCGATCTCTCGCTGCTGCAAACCTCGACGAAGGTCCGCACCGGCAGCAGTCAGTGGCTGTCCGAAGGGGTGGCCACCTTTGGTCTGCTCGCGACCATTCTCGGTTGTGTGCGCTGGCGACCTGAAGCCGTTCCCTATGCCGTTGGATTGTTTATCACGGCGGGCTACTGGTTCACGGCCTCGACCTCCTTCGCCAACCCGGCGGTGACTATCGCACGCTCTTTTACGAATACTTTCGCAGGGATACTCCCTGGCAACGTTATTGCTTTTATAGCTGCGCAGTTGCTTGGCGCCGCACTCGCTTTCGTTATTCTTTCATGGCTGTATAAAAATGAGAAAGTGAGTCGGTCTTAA